From Plasmodium brasilianum strain Bolivian I chromosome 5, whole genome shotgun sequence, the proteins below share one genomic window:
- a CDS encoding PIR protein, translating to MVGQKVSKKVKVFSHFDEDHESYDQQISALLSPLKKDHTNLYKIGCMLNNSIRIKVALNSLISDSISETEKELTYNCFILPEMNTSLSVGFTLLGTFIITFFILYKFSPFGHWIHNCLRKKRKTIQNIVPEDSYKLINESSYMGKSHTESGKIRISYGSV from the exons atggtg gGACAAAAAGTAAGTAAGAAAGTTAAagttttttcacattttgaTGAAGATCATGAGTCTTACGATCAGCAAATATCTGCATTATTAAGTCCTTTAAAGAAAGATCATACGAATTTGTATAAAATTGGTTGTATGcttaataatagtattagAATTAAAGTTGCGTTGAATTCATTAATTAGTGATAGTATTAGTGAAACTGA AAAGGAATTAACCTATaactgttttattttacctgAAATGAACACTTCCTTATCTGTGGGTTTTACACTTCTGGgaacttttattattacgttttttattttgtataag tttAGTCCGTTTGGACACTGGATTCACAATTGTCtacgtaaaaaaagaaaaacaataCAGAACATAGTTCCAGAAgattcatataaattaattaatgaaTCCTCTTATATGGGGAAATCACATACTGAAAGTGGAAAAATTAGGATAAGTTATGGTTCTGTATGA